The DNA window TTTGCTTGTTTGTTGACTTACTTTTGTCGCAGAAGTAGATGTCTTTGTTGGAGCTGCTGCGCTATTGGTACACCCAGCTAGTCCAAGGGCTGCTAAAATTACTAATGAACTTGCTAAAACTTTATTTGTCATCTTCATCATTTTAATGACCCCCTCAATCTCTCTTATTTTTATAAAATCATTACACCTATATTATACCGCCTTTTGAAATTGTTTTGTAACATTTTTGACTTATTTGTCACAATTGATTGATTTTGTTTAATAAATTTTTGGATATTTTTCCTTTGTCTGATTTACGTTAAAATAAACTCTATTGAGGAAGTGAATTAAAACGATGAATAAATACGATTTAACAATTACTAAATTACACCAAATGGTTAAAGAAGGAGTTGTTCCAGGAGTTAGCTATTTGATTTTTGACCGTCAACATACAATTAAGGAAGTAACAGGGATGGCTCAAGTGTACCCTGAAACTGAAAGATTAAAACCCGGCATGCTCTATGATGTTGCTTCATTAACAAAAGTAATAGGAACAGTTCCAGTTATTGCCATGCTTATTCAAAAAGGAGCATTGGCTTTAGATGATCCGATAAAGAAGTTTTTGCCAAAATTTAATGATGACCGACCAACTATTCGCAATCTTCTTACCCATACTTCGGGGATTGCTGGTTATATTCCACATCGTAATGAGTTGGATGCCGTTGAGCTAAAGAAGGCTTTTTTGACGAAAATGAATGTGGAGGATAGTTTGAATCGTCAAATCAAATATGCGGATGTAAACTATTTATATTTAGGATGGATTATCGAACGAATTTATAATCAACCAGTTCAAAAGGTTATTGCAGAACAGGTTCTTAAACCATTAAAAATGCCAACTGCGACATTTAGGCCTCAACCAGCTAACTGTGTCCCAACAGAAGTACAAGAAAAACGGGGCTTAATTAGAGGAGAAACTCACGATCCTAAAGGGTATATTTTGGGAGAAAATTGTGGATGTGCTGGTCTCTTTGCATCATTAAAAGATTTAGAGATTTTTAGTCATGCGCTTATTGAAAATAATTTAAATGGCCTTCTTACTTCTGAAACAACTAAGCTTCTTTTTACAGACCAAACACGAATTTCTGGTCCACATAGTCGTTCGCTGGGCTGGAAATTATTTCATGCTAAAGATGGCCACCTTATGATTAGCCACACTGGATTTACAGGAACCTGGATGGTGTTAGACCGGCAAAATGACCAAGGTTTTATTGTATTAACCAATCGTGTTCATCCAAGTGCCAAAAATCAAGAATTTTTAGATGCTCGTGACCAACTTTTGGCAATATATTTAAAAGAAAAAACTTTGTGAAATTTATATGCAATTAATTGAATAACCGCTTTCACAGAATATGCGCTTTATGGGTGAAAAATGTATAAAAACTGTTGATAATTTATATTAATAACTTCTTTTTATATAATTCACTAAATATTGATTTGATGGCTTTTGACAACGTTTACATAAACTAATATGATGTAGTTGTAGTCAAGTGATACTTCAAAAAGGAGTGATATTGTATGCAAAGTCCAATTCACGTTACATCAGAAATTGGAAAGCTTAAGACAGTTATGTTGCATCGACCAGGTAAGGAAATTGAAAATGTTTATCCTGAAATTCTTCACCGGATGCTCGTAGATGACATTCCATACTTACCGATCGCTCAAGAAGAACATGACCTTTTCGCCCAAACATTACGCGATAACGGCGCTGAGGTATTGTATCTTGAAGATTTATTAACAGACGCACTAGCAGATGATAATATCAAAGATGAATTCCTTGAAAAGATCATTGCTGAATCTGGTTATGCTGCTGGAGCAATCCATGACGGCTTAAAGGAATTCTTGCTTAGTTTCAGTACTAAGGACATGGTTAATAAGATTATTGCCGGTGTACGTAAAGATGAGATTAAAACTAAGTATGCTTCTCTTGCAGAAT is part of the Limosilactobacillus reuteri genome and encodes:
- a CDS encoding serine hydrolase domain-containing protein, which encodes MNKYDLTITKLHQMVKEGVVPGVSYLIFDRQHTIKEVTGMAQVYPETERLKPGMLYDVASLTKVIGTVPVIAMLIQKGALALDDPIKKFLPKFNDDRPTIRNLLTHTSGIAGYIPHRNELDAVELKKAFLTKMNVEDSLNRQIKYADVNYLYLGWIIERIYNQPVQKVIAEQVLKPLKMPTATFRPQPANCVPTEVQEKRGLIRGETHDPKGYILGENCGCAGLFASLKDLEIFSHALIENNLNGLLTSETTKLLFTDQTRISGPHSRSLGWKLFHAKDGHLMISHTGFTGTWMVLDRQNDQGFIVLTNRVHPSAKNQEFLDARDQLLAIYLKEKTL